A region from the Gammaproteobacteria bacterium genome encodes:
- the ispF gene encoding 2-C-methyl-D-erythritol 2,4-cyclodiphosphate synthase: MRVGHGYDAHRFAPGRRLVLGGATIPYDQGMAAHSDGDVVLHALCDALLGAAAMGDIGGHFPDTSADYKDIDSRILLRHVMKLLQARGYRVVNADLTIIAQTPKLKPYIQQMRDNIAADLGVTSEEVNVKATTTEGMGFAGRKEGIAAHSVVLITK; this comes from the coding sequence ATGAGAGTAGGACACGGTTACGACGCCCATCGTTTCGCACCAGGCCGACGCTTGGTGCTGGGGGGCGCCACTATTCCTTACGATCAAGGCATGGCCGCGCATTCCGATGGTGACGTGGTGTTGCATGCGCTGTGCGATGCATTGCTCGGTGCCGCCGCCATGGGCGATATCGGCGGCCACTTTCCCGACACCAGCGCCGATTACAAAGACATCGATAGTCGAATTTTGCTGCGTCATGTGATGAAGCTGTTGCAAGCACGTGGCTATCGCGTCGTGAACGCCGACCTCACCATTATTGCCCAGACACCCAAACTCAAACCCTATATTCAACAAATGCGCGACAACATCGCGGCCGATCTTGGTGTAACCAGTGAAGAGGTTAACGTCAAAGCGACGACTACCGAAGGCATGGGTTTTGCCGGACGTAAAGAAGGCATTGCAGCGCATTCTGTGGTGCTGATTACAAAATAG